The DNA window AATTCTTGGAGCTAGAGTTGTAAATAAATCAAGGGTCTTTTGCTGAGTCATTATACTTTTGTTTTagattaaataaaaatataaaatattttAATATATTTTACAAATTTCAGCTCCAGCATGGATCTCAGAGCTAGAGCCatgccaaacaggccctaaaccTTTTCTCATTTGTTTTTTTTGTACTTATGCATATAAACAGTTTAGCTCTCTAGAGTTTCTTTGTTGTTTTCTTGTTTATGGTGCATGCACTTTACAAGGTATAGTTTGGAGTATATAAAATGTAGCTGTAGACTGGTCTCTATAGATTTTTATGCTTGCTAGCAGGACAAACATTATTGTGATTTGTGATAATTAATTATGGTCTGTATACTTAATTTGTTCCCAACTCTGATAATGATATCGTTTCTTGGGAGGTACTCAGGAGTTCATTAACTGTTTGTTCTCTTGAACAGAAAATGTGAAGATTGAGCGCAAACAACTGATACAATGTGTTGTGAAGGCTATCGACAAAACTCGGGCTATTGTTCACTTGAGTTCAGATGAAGAATTGCTTTCTAAATCTATTGTATGGCAAAGCACTATAAATGCTCTTTAGTGATCTTTATTTTCATTGTTATCTGAGTTATCTCTAACTTTTGTTTATGTTGTTTCTGTATAGATTAAAGATCTGAAAGGCCTTTCCATCGATCATTTGATTCCTGGGATGATGGTTAATGCACGTGTACATTCAGTTCTTGAAAATGGAGTCATGTTATCATTTCTTACTTATTTCAGTGGAACAGTAAGTGATTTCTTAACGGTTTAGTGACAATTTTTTGGGTTTGTATTATCATTTCACAGTGTCTGTGTTTTCTTGCCAGGTTGACATTTTTAATTTATCGAATCCCTTCCCCTCTGGTAATTGGAAAGATGATTACAGTAAGAATAAGAAGGTATTCAATAATTTCTTCTTTACATTATTGTTAATTGTCGTGGCTATGGTGCCTACACTTTTGCAATGTCTCCGAGATTCTTCTTTTCTTTGATTATTTTGGATAAGTAATTTGCAAGTACTTTTAGGTAAATGCACGGATCCTATTCGTTGATCCATCAACAAGGGCAGTTGGGCTTACATTGAACAAACATCTACTTCATCTTGGAGTGCCCCCTATTGTAAGTTGGCTGGTTTTGCGTAATAATCTGTTCGATGCATTCTTGGATATTGCCCTTTATTCCTGTAAAGTTGGCTTCAGTAGAAAATAGTGGAATGCTGTTATTTTTCTCAGTGTTCTTTCTTGATTGGTGATTTTTCCCTGTATGCAGAATCTAAAAGCTGGAGATATCTATGATAAGTCAAAGGTGCTGAGGGTAGATAAAAAGGCTGGTCTTTTTCTTGAAATACCTTCTTCAACTCCATCACCTGGATTTATTAGTGTATGTGAAACTTTAATGAATATTTTGTTGTGCATCAGTGTTGATTGCTGTAGAGCTCACATGGACTCATTCTAATATTTTGATATTGCAACCTGATCCTCAGATATATGACGTGTCAGACAAGGATGTGAAGAACTTGGAGAAGAAGTTTAAGGAAGGCAGTAGCTTACGCGTCCGTATACTTGGAGTGAGGAATCTTGAAGGGGTTGCAATTGGCACCGTAAAAGTAATTACATCATGCCACTCATTTTTCTTAGTGATGCTATTCGTCAAAAGGAACACTGGGAAACACACTTACAGTTTATGTTCTGATTTATTTCCCTTGGATTTTTAAGTTTTTAATTTTTTATACTCAGATATTTTATGCTTCTTAGCTCTTGTCACACCCCTTTTGGCATCCACTGGTGCATTAGACCTTTTGAATCTATAACTTGTGCACTCTGTTAATCGGTTTTCATTTGGTTTAAAACAATTACACTGTTGTGAACAAGCATGTTATGTATATATCCATTTTTGCATTGTAATATAGGCAACTGATATTTGTTACATGAGGATCTCTATGTTCTATGTGTTTGCAGGACAGTGCTTTTGAAGGGTCTGTTTTCACTCATGATGATGTTAAACCTGGAATGTTAGTGAGAGCTAAGGTTGCTACTGTTGAGCCATTTGGTGCAATTGTGCAGTTTTCCAGTGGTGTGAAAGCACTTTGCCCGCTTCCCCACATGTCAGAGTTGGAACATGTTGTGAAACCACCCAAGAAATTTAAGGTGCTGCTGTGATTTCTTGTTGCTCATGCCTCTTCCAATTGTTTGCACATGAAATGTCTATGTTAAACCATGTTGAATATGATGATGAATGAACTGAGTTTGTTCATGTAGGCTGGAGCCGAGCTTCTATTCCGTGTATTGGGCTGCAAATCCAAGAGAGTTACAGTGACATACAAGAAGTCTCTGGTACTGTGTTCTTATTGAGAATTTCTGGTGCCTAATTTACAACAGTACATATTATTATTTTCTAAAGCTTTACTAATTCTTCTCTAGATAAGAAGAATCAAAGATAGAGCTCATAATCCTTTTTATATCTGTTCTTTGTTTTCTCTGAGAGAGTCCAGTAATAAAATTATGGATCTATTTCAGGTGAAATCAAAACTTGATGTGCTAGCATCCTATGCTGATGCTAAAATCGGTTTAGTGACTCATGGATGGATTACAAAAATTGAAAAGCACGGCTGCTTTGTAAAATTCTACAATGGAGTTCAGGGTTTTGTTAGCAGGTTAGTATCTCCATTTCCTACTTCTGAAGTACGTCAGCTTGGTGCTATGAGTCAAAAATTGATTTTTGCTACAAACTCATGTTAGATAAATTAAAAGTGATGGTTGAAACTTATTGATTTTAGTAGTGTGTATCTGGCTTTGAGGGTGGATGGCCTTTACTGTTCTTGGCACCATTGTTTTATTAAATACTATTTTTCACAGTTTTATTTATATGATTCTGAATCATCTGCTTTCTTGATTCCGTTTGAATTGCTATCAGATCTGAGCTTGGATTAGAGGCAGGAACTGAAGCAGAAAATGTTTATCATGTTGGGCAAGTCGTCAAATGTAGAATTATCAGTGTGCTCCCTGCTTCAAGGAGAATAAACATTAGTTTCATCGTATCTCATAATAGGTGAGTTCTGTCATACTTTTTTGTTTCTATTTTCCTGCTCTGTTAATAAACTGGCTTTGTTTGACATGACAGCCAAGCATATATTTTTAGAATTTCTTTGAAGTTTATTCTTTCATCGAAAATTTTCTGTCATCTTTCTGCTTGTCTTTGAAGATTTATTTGGTTTTAAAATTATAAAGTCTCAATTCTCATCAGTGGAGGTCCAGGCCCAGCATTTTAGTATTTTTCGTGTTTAGGTAAATAGGATGATATGGTGGGGCTTTAAAACGACTTGCCAGTTTAGAAAATAGTATTTTGATGGAGAAAGTAAAATGATGGAGACGAACAACTTGACCTGCTGTAGACCAAGAAAATAATTAGGCTCATCAGGACATGTAGTATCACCAGTTATCTACAtgatacttttaaacttttcatTTAGTGGTGTACTCTGCGCTGAAGTTTTCCATAAGCATCGCAAAAGTGTTTGTGAATGGTCTAACTGGACACCTCTACCACATGATGTCAAAGTTGTGTCTTTGAGCTTCTATATTTTGGGTAATTTCTTTGATTTCGAGTCCCTTTTTGGGTAATGCTCCCACCTGGCAACTATGAATTTCATCTTTAAACAAGAAAAAGTTCCTGCCAGTTCTCTGCTTTGTTTTCAAACTTGTACGGAATTTTTCCAGAATGGTCATTTTTCGTATTTTGTAGCTTTACATTTAACTTTGCATTTATTTTTGCCCCATGTAGGGTTATTCCAGCAGATACTGCAAAGTTAGGTACTATTGTCTCTGGTGTTGTGGAACGACTTACTGCTGCAGCTGTTGTTGTCAGTGTAAATGGCTTCTCCAAGGGGACAATACTAAATGAACATTTGGCAGACCATCATGGTATACCCTAATATATTATGTTACGTGATTTGTAACTATTTTGTTGAATCAAGAAATTTCCCTCCCTCTTGTGGGTGCACTCATATTCTCTGTTGCAGTTTATTCATAATATGTTTAGTGCTCTAACCACTGAGTTTTTTTTCATTAGGTCAAGCTGCTCAGTTGAAGAATCTGCTGAAACCTGGGCATGAGTTCAACCAACTCCTAGTTCTCGGTGAAGTCAACAAACTTCTTCATTTCTTATTAAATGCATATTAAAAAGAAGGATCCTCTTGCTGTCCTGTGCTACTTTTTCATAAATAGTCGACGTTTAGAACATTGACAGTCTCTGATTTCAATTTTGGCTTTACCTTTCTATATGGAAATGATATTAAAGAAATTCTAAAATCATTATATCATTACCAATATCGACAGAGTATCTTGTATGGTTTATGAAAGAGTGAACAGAATGTTACAACGGCATATTTTCCGTTCACTGTTATGCATGCAGTCTTGTAGCTTGTCATCATCATACTGATAGTTGTTCTTCAGATTGATTTCACATTGCTAATTTTCCTTCTGGTTTTCTAATACCATGCTCTGCAGATATCGAAGGCCAAAATTTAGTTCTTTCAGCAAAGCACTCACTTATCGATAGCGCAAGTGACATTCCTTCAGAAATATTGCAGATGCATCCTGGAGCTGTAGTGCatgtaattttttatttttctctAGTTATTTTTGCTAAGCTTTTAATGATCAACTCAGCTGACAGTTCTTTTCTCTTAGGGTTATATTTGCAACATCATAGAAGCTGGTTGTTTTGTCCGCTTTCTTGGACATTTGACTGGTTTCTCTCCCAAGGACAAAGTAAGAAAATTTTCAACTCtgcctttctttcttttttgaagAGAATATCTAATTTTTCTTGTTTCACAAAGGCAGTTGATAGGCGGGTAGAAAAGCTTTCTGATGTGTTCTATGTTGGCCAGTCCGTTCAGAGTCATATACTCAGTGTATGTCTCCGTATTTcctggtatatatatatatatatttgttatCATCATCTGTTATTTTTGTTCTTCTAAATCTTTGTTTCTCCTCCCCCTAATAGGTAAACACAGAAACTGCTAGAGTAAAACTCTCACTTCAACAGTCAATGTGCTCATCAACGGATTCTTCATTTATTCGAGGATACTTTCTTTTGGATCAGAAGGTTATAATAAAATACAATTACCTCTTACTTCATGTAGAAGAAAAGttttcattgatcttctggtaGCTTGTAATAGTAGTGGCTTCGATGTGTGGGCATGTGAGATTTTTGTGGAACCTGCTAAGTAATTAATATTTTCTTGCGGGGACCAGGGTAGCTAATGGCTATTTCCTTTGTTGTAACTGTTGTTTCTTGTTTTCTTTGTTTCTTCAATTGCTAGTTTCCTTTTCTTTTAATGTGTACACATGGGGCATCTTGCTCATGTGCTTGTGCATATTGGATAGATGTGGGTCTTCTATAAGATAACCTAGGACATGGTGAGTTTGCTGTGGGGACTTCATTATCATTAGTGATAATTTGGACATATGACACTGTTGGTCAGAGCCGGGTAATTTGTTCAATAACTTAGGGTTTGGATTAAAATACCACCACCAGTAAATCTGTAACAAAATTTCATTATTTAAGAGTTTGGACTTTTAACTGATGTACCTTTTGTATCTTAGCTTTTATGATTCTCATATGTTAAGCTCATTCGTAATGATGTTTTAACATACACTTGTCACTTGTGTCTACCTCTGTGATATAGATTGCTGCATTGAAGTACTCAAGCCATGATTGGACTCACGCTTTTGGCATTGGTAGCCTAGTTAAGGGGGAGGTGGGAGCAATAGAAGAATATGGTATTATCCTTAACTTCAATGACCATCCGGATGTTGTTGGTTTAATTGAACATCATCAACGTAAGTAATTCTCCTTTGATGATATTAACCATCCCACTTACAATCATGCTAATTTTTTTCCTTCTGTTGCTGCAGTCAGTGGCAGTACTCTAGAAGTGGGATCTTCTGTGAAGGGTCTTGTTTTGGATTTATCTGATGGAGTTGTCAACTTATCCCTTAAACCAGAGCTAGTCCGTAGTGCCAGAAATGTCGCAACAAAAAAGGTAATAATTGTACCTTTGGTGCGAAGTTATCAGTAATATACCTTGCCAGGCATGCACTGTACACAGGTTAGGCATTGCAGGTGCCTGAAATAGGTTACATGCTTGTTCGTCTTGTGTGTGGTCTATATATTATGGTCTTGTGCGAAGTTATCAGTAATTTATTATGGCCTATATATTGCTTGCTGTTATGCCCTTCATATGTGTGGTGATTGTTAGAAACTTGTGCACATTGGCTTTGGGCAGTATAGATTAACTCTGGATCACATCATGAACACTTTATCCAGAACTCAGTCTGCaatttttctttacgttttaattAGCACAAGGTGCAGTTTTTTATTATATTTAGTCCTGTTCATGTATTATCAAAACTTACATTATGTTTCTTCTTTGCACTTTATAGAAACGCCAAAGGGCTGCAGTTGCAGACTTGGAGCTTCATGAGGAAGTGAATGCAGTTGTGGAAATAGTCAAAGAGAGCTATGTGGTGAGCAAATTACTCCATTTGACCAATTTGTTTGTTGAATAATAGGCTGATTGCAATTTATTTTACCCTTTTGTGTTTTTATTTAATCCAGGTTCTTTCGATCCCCGAGTACAGCTATGCCATTGGTTTTGCACCACTGATGGATTACAACTCACAACTGCTTCCCTGCCACCGCTATGATAATGGGCAACGGTAATTTTTGGAACTTTGCcagttttgaattcaatttttGGCATTGTTAGCTGCTACTCCctctgttccaaattataggtcatTTTGGCATTTCTAAATCcataatttttgctatgcacctagatatacaCTATGTCTGgatacatagcaaaaactatgtaACTAGAAATaccaaaacgacctataatttggaacggagcgAGTAAAATTAAGTACCCTACTGGTCAGCTTTGATGTTAACACTGAGGGAACTTTGAGCCTTTCTATTTGTAGCACTACAGAAAAATGTTATAATTAGTCTCTTGATATAAATTCTTTTGGAGTTACAGATTTAATATTTGCTCGAGCTTGCAATTATCATAGCTTAAGCAGGAACATGGGAACGGAACAATAAAGAAGACTGATTGTTTGTGTTCAAGCAAAGCTTGTACCTTGCTTGAGTTGAGCTTGATAAGGTTTTTGGTATTAGAGACACTTGATTGGTACTCCATTTCATTTTGTTAGGTGTGCACATATTTTGAGTCAAACCTCGTACTTTTTAACCAACAATTAGCGGCACATGATATAAATTTTTGTTATACAGGAATTATATCATTGGATTCACATTTGAATGTACTTTTGTATGATTATAACAGAAATTAAGAGTCAAATCTAGTTTTGGAGGCTTCCAAATCAAATCATGCCTTATTATTTTTAAAAGGAAGTATAAATGTTGGCACAGCCTACCATACCAATCTTGTCCTGGATTTATGAATTCGGTATTTACGAACATTTTTAGTTAATGATCTAAAAAAGCCACTGTTGTAGGATACATAGTTATATCGTTATTTCTTATTTCAACTGTGTCACCCACTTGTTTTTCTTCACTTTCATTGTAGCATTACTGTGATTGTGGGAAATACCCCAAGTTCTGACCCTTCTGGAAGGCTCATCCTGCTCCCAAAGGCATCAGCCCAGGATTCTGGCCTCTCTGGTTCTAAAAGGGCTAAGAAGAAATCTGACTACAAAGTTGGGTCACTTGTTGAAGCAGAGGTCAATTATTTTCATTTCAGATCCTAAAGTTGACACCTGTTTCTATTTTCTGTGTTTGCAAACTTTGCTTACACAAATCATTTGGACCTCAGGTTATTGATATCAAGCCACTAGAACTTGTACTGAAATTTGGTGCCAATCTTCATGGAAGAATTCATATTACTGAGGTAGACATCAGACCTTTCTTGAGATATCTTTCTTATGTAATATTGTCTAATCACTAATTAGTGATACATTTCTGATAGGTTCTTGAAGAGGATTCTGCTGAGCATCCATTTAGTAAACTCAGAATCGGGCAAAAGCTTACAGCCAGAATTGTTGCAGAGGCTGAACCTTCTGGAAAGAGTGGCAAAAATTTCAAATGGGAACTGTCTATTAGACCGTCTATGCTTAAGGGTACGCTTTACTTGTAGTCTTTTCAAATTTGTCTATTCCATAATAAACAATTATCTAATGTATGTCATATGGCTTACCTTCAGATCATCCATCACTAAAATCCTGTGCTGGCTGCTTTGCATTGTtacctttttgtgtttcttaatGTTTGACATGGCTTTCTTTCCTGATTGTTGGATCTTTATTACTGGAAATTGAACCAGGTGAGTTTGAAGAATCAACTGCTCGTAAAGAACTAAATCACACCACGAATGCTGTTGTGCGTGCTTATGTGGTCAAGGTGGATAAGGAATGGGTCTGGTTAACTGTATCAAGAAATGTTATGGCCCATTTATTTATTCTTGATAGTTCTTCTGAGCCCAGCGAACTAAAGGAGTTCCAGCAGCGTTTCAGTGTAGGCCAAGCAGTAAAAGGCCGTGTTATCAGTGTGAACCGGGAGAAAAGATTGCTTAGGGTGAAAGCACTTGATAACCAATGTGCACAACATAATATAGACAAAATACAACAATCAGAGTCCTCTTTGGTTGAACAAACAAAACAAGGAGATATCATTGGTGGACGTGTTCAAAAAATTCTACCTGGTGTTGGTGGGCTTGTCGTTCAGATCGGACCTCATCTTCATGGAAGGGTTCATTATACTGAAATTGTCGACTCATGGGTGGCAGAACCCTTGTCTGGATTCCATGAGGGTCAATTTGTGAAGTGCAAGGTCATCTCTGTGAGCCGCTCGTCTGAAGGATCTCTTCGAGTTGATCTATCACTCCGTTCATCAAACCTTCGCATAGATTCTAGCAATTCAAGACTATTTGATGAGGGGT is part of the Panicum hallii strain FIL2 chromosome 2, PHallii_v3.1, whole genome shotgun sequence genome and encodes:
- the LOC112880729 gene encoding rRNA biogenesis protein RRP5 → MAPPRGDRKKGKGAGGKTDLGPERKQFKKHREKEAAAEQGDGDGERQQPGSAAILAAASDEADFPRGGRSFLSKDEVAEARAEAEEDFDREVKKGKGKGKRKRKVDESSGFGADDDLGTLFGGATTGKLPRFANRITVKNVSPNMKLWGVVIEVNQKDIVLSLPGGMRGFVRSEDVCDIALKENRKDNENSICAEVVHVGQLVPCIVMRVDDDKKEGKVNRRVWLSLRLSQLYKGLSLDALQEGMVLTAQVKSVEDHGYILHFGVPSFSGFMQKADKENVKIERKQLIQCVVKAIDKTRAIVHLSSDEELLSKSIIKDLKGLSIDHLIPGMMVNARVHSVLENGVMLSFLTYFSGTVDIFNLSNPFPSGNWKDDYSKNKKVNARILFVDPSTRAVGLTLNKHLLHLGVPPINLKAGDIYDKSKVLRVDKKAGLFLEIPSSTPSPGFISIYDVSDKDVKNLEKKFKEGSSLRVRILGVRNLEGVAIGTVKDSAFEGSVFTHDDVKPGMLVRAKVATVEPFGAIVQFSSGVKALCPLPHMSELEHVVKPPKKFKAGAELLFRVLGCKSKRVTVTYKKSLVKSKLDVLASYADAKIGLVTHGWITKIEKHGCFVKFYNGVQGFVSRSELGLEAGTEAENVYHVGQVVKCRIISVLPASRRINISFIVSHNRVIPADTAKLGTIVSGVVERLTAAAVVVSVNGFSKGTILNEHLADHHGQAAQLKNLLKPGHEFNQLLVLDIEGQNLVLSAKHSLIDSASDIPSEILQMHPGAVVHGYICNIIEAGCFVRFLGHLTGFSPKDKAVDRRVEKLSDVFYVGQSVQSHILSVNTETARVKLSLQQSMCSSTDSSFIRGYFLLDQKIAALKYSSHDWTHAFGIGSLVKGEVGAIEEYGIILNFNDHPDVVGLIEHHQLSGSTLEVGSSVKGLVLDLSDGVVNLSLKPELVRSARNVATKKKRQRAAVADLELHEEVNAVVEIVKESYVVLSIPEYSYAIGFAPLMDYNSQLLPCHRYDNGQRITVIVGNTPSSDPSGRLILLPKASAQDSGLSGSKRAKKKSDYKVGSLVEAEVIDIKPLELVLKFGANLHGRIHITEVLEEDSAEHPFSKLRIGQKLTARIVAEAEPSGKSGKNFKWELSIRPSMLKGEFEESTARKELNHTTNAVVRAYVVKVDKEWVWLTVSRNVMAHLFILDSSSEPSELKEFQQRFSVGQAVKGRVISVNREKRLLRVKALDNQCAQHNIDKIQQSESSLVEQTKQGDIIGGRVQKILPGVGGLVVQIGPHLHGRVHYTEIVDSWVAEPLSGFHEGQFVKCKVISVSRSSEGSLRVDLSLRSSNLRIDSSNSRLFDEGATCMHRVEKIEDLLPGTEIKGYVKNVNPKGCFIMLSRMVEARITLSNLSDEYVENPQKDFPIGKLVHGRVLSADPSSGRVEASLRKNTGSKLEKPDDINYSDLHVGDIIDGQVKRVESYGLFITISSSELVGLCHVSELSDEPVVDINCCHKAGDMVKAKILKIDEKRHRVSLGMKKSYFDSGPTAGTNDDEDDEIAPMDISIASQMAGYHNRTLVHPTAEPRASVLPLQVSLDESEGSDLEDNCDKGHEIANGTEANDKKSDKRLKKEARKQRELEISALEERALQGDIPRTPDDFEKLVRSSPNSSFVWIKYMACLLDLADVDKARAVAERALKTIIPREEEERLNVWVAYFNLENEYGSPREDAVKKVFQRALQYCDHKKLHLALLALYERTEQYQLADELLDRMTKRFKTSCKIWLCRIQFALKQGKDVDYIKAVVNRALLSLPPRKRIKFLSQTAILEFKCGVPEEGRSRFELILREYPKRTDLWSVYLDQEIRLGDIEVIRALFDRATCLTLPPKKMQFLFKKYLKFEKSLGEDNERIQHVQQKAMQYVESSLPSQSQ